The Leguminivora glycinivorella isolate SPB_JAAS2020 chromosome 17, LegGlyc_1.1, whole genome shotgun sequence genome has a window encoding:
- the LOC125235632 gene encoding tetra-peptide repeat homeobox protein 1-like has translation MAVLPVFMILLIGSSLSQELEDKPKLSKLLEGNGIKDTPSGKGVKRQVFSTSLGGFGGVGGLGSLGSLSTGLGSIGTPISSLGSPISAPVSLAAPVGIPTAPVAVAPSAPVAVAPVQTSVDIAPNPVVLRQEVPRFITRTITRNVQVPVQVPVPYPVERQVPVPYNVPVPVPVDRPVPVPVVHKVPVEVTRHVPVYYERKVPYPVKVPVHVPQPYPVTVDRPVPVDRPVYVDRPVPVPQPVYVDRPVNVPIPVQVDRPVPVPQPVVVDRPVAVPSPVVVSRPVPIAPAIQTVPAVSTVPISSGFPLGGLGGLPTGLGGLSTGLGSSLDLSNSISNTLALNGR, from the coding sequence ATACTTCTGATAGGCAGTAGCCTATCACAGGAGCTAGAAGATAAACCGAAACTCTCAAAACTGCTCGAAGGCAACGGCATCAAAGACACACCTTCAGGCAAGGGGGTGAAGCGGCAGGTGTTCTCCACGAGTTTGGGGGGCTTTGGGGGCGTGGGGGGCTTGGGGAGCTTGGGGTCACTCAGCACAGGACTAGGGTCTATAGGGACCCCTATATCTAGCCTAGGCTCGCCAATAAGCGCGCCAGTAAGCCTCGCCGCTCCAGTCGGGATCCCGACAGCGCCAGTCGCAGTTGCCCCTTCAGCACCAGTTGCAGTCGCTCCCGTACAAACATCTGTCGATATAGCCCCCAACCCGGTCGTTCTCCGACAGGAAGTACCCAGATTCATCACCAGAACGATCACAAGAAACGTTCAAGTACCAGTCCAAGTACCAGTGCCTTACCCTGTTGAACGCCAAGTACCAGTACCTTATAACGTACCAGTCCCAGTACCTGTCGACAGACCGGTACCTGTTCCGGTAGTGCATAAAGTACCTGTTGAAGTTACAAGGCATGTCCCTGTGTATTATGAGAGGAAGGTCCCGTATCCGGTAAAAGTACCGGTGCACGTACCGCAGCCGTATCCGGTGACTGTGGACCGTCCGGTGCCGGTGGACAGGCCGGTGTATGTTGACCGTCCGGTGCCTGTACCACAGCCGGTGTATGTGGACCGTCCGGTAAATGTGCCAATCCCTGTGCAAGTGGACAGACCTGTGCCTGTTCCACAGCCCGTGGTAGTGGACAGGCCGGTGGCCGTGCCGTCGCCTGTGGTGGTCAGCCGACCTGTTCCCATCGCGCCTGCTATACAAACTGTCCCCGCTGTGTCTACAGTCCCCATCTCGAGTGGATTCCCGCTGGGAGGCCTGGGAGGCCTGCCCACAGGCCTAGGCGGCTTATCAACAGGTCTGGGCAGCTCTCTTGACCTATCCAACTCAATTTCAAATACGCTCGCTCTTAATGGACGCTAA